The genomic segment CTTGTCAAGCATTAAGTCACAAAAAATAATATTTTTTGGGAGAAACAAAATGTTTTATGAAATACTCCAGGAACTTGCAAAAAAGAACAAAAAATCTTTAAATCAAATAGAAAGCGACTTAGGTCTTTCTAAAAATACACTGTATAATTACAAAAAAAGCATACCTACTGGCGACAAATTAAGCGAACTCGCTGAATATTTTGGTGTAACTGTTGACTATTTACTAGGACGTGAAGAATCTAAAAATAATGAAGAACTAACCGAAGAAGAAAACGACCTCGTTGCTGCTTTTCGCATGGAACGAAAAGATATGACAAAAGAAGAACAAATTCAATTTAATAAAGCACTTAAAAATATGATGAAAGTCGCTAAAGACTTATTAAATGATGAATCTAACTGGAAAAAATGATAATTTTTTATGAATAATTTTGAATATCGAGTTGTTAGTTCCACCATTTATAGCCAATGTCTTAACAAAGCTAATGAACTTCTTGAAGAAATCGCAAAATATCTAAATAAACCTGTTTCAAAAGTAGCTCCTTTAGATGTCATTGCTTATTTTGAAGCAAACTACAATATTCTTTTTACATTTTTTGAAACAGACCCCCACGCTCCAATAAAATACAACGATATTGTAAAAAACTATAAGTTTTCTTTCCTTGATGATTATATTGTTAGAGAAATGTCTGGTGTTACTATCCCACAAAATGGTAAAAATGTTATTATGATAAATCAAACCAAACCAAAATCACGAATTATTTTTACCATTCTACACGAACTTTCTCATTTATACTTTCATGGGATTGAAGCAAACAAAAAGATATTCGCATCTAAATTTTCAGGTGTTTATCCTGCCGAATTGATGCCTTTTGAAGATGAAGCCAATATTATCGCTTCAATTTTATTTTGCCCTACTCTTAAATTAGAAACGTTCTTAACTCGAAACTATTCATTTAACAACATTTGCATATCAATTAATATAAGTAAAACCGCACTACGTAATAGGTTATTGAATTATTTCTATCACATCATCGGGCTAAGTTACAAAGAAGCATTAGATTTAGTTTCAGAGTTTATAAACGGCAATTATAAATCGGCAAGACAAATCAAGAGCTTAATTGACAAAAAGAATTTTAAACCTACTACTAAGTTTTTACCTGTCAAAACAAGTCGAGGTGTGATCGAAAATCAGCAAGAATGTATTATTTTTTTACAAAAACTATCCATTGAGGAATTACTCTTTGAACAAGATTATGCGTATCATTATAAAAATTATACTTTATTGCAATTAGTGATGAATGAATATTTAAAGAAACAACAAAGCAATATTTAATGCAATTTTTGAAGAAAATAAAAAGACCCATGAAATTTGTATTTTCATAAGTCTTTTATTTTTTAGTTTAATTTAACCAAGCTTGGATAATCTGATTTCAAACTATCTAAAGCTGCCTGAATAGAATCATAAGAACTATACTCATCATATACATCATCTTTCGTTAATGATGCAACATTTATCTTATCGCCATTTAATTCTAGTCCTTTATAGCCATAAATATAATAACTTGTTGTTTTCGTATGTTGACCAAAAAAATTTGAATCATCAATAATTTTATAAATGGAAATCACAGAAAAACCCTCTGAATTGGAATCTTGAATATTTTCCCCAATGAAATAACTTTCTTGTCGAGTAATAGTATAGGTATCATAATCATCAGACTTTTT from the Lactococcus allomyrinae genome contains:
- a CDS encoding helix-turn-helix domain-containing protein, with the protein product MFYEILQELAKKNKKSLNQIESDLGLSKNTLYNYKKSIPTGDKLSELAEYFGVTVDYLLGREESKNNEELTEEENDLVAAFRMERKDMTKEEQIQFNKALKNMMKVAKDLLNDESNWKK
- a CDS encoding ImmA/IrrE family metallo-endopeptidase — its product is MNNFEYRVVSSTIYSQCLNKANELLEEIAKYLNKPVSKVAPLDVIAYFEANYNILFTFFETDPHAPIKYNDIVKNYKFSFLDDYIVREMSGVTIPQNGKNVIMINQTKPKSRIIFTILHELSHLYFHGIEANKKIFASKFSGVYPAELMPFEDEANIIASILFCPTLKLETFLTRNYSFNNICISINISKTALRNRLLNYFYHIIGLSYKEALDLVSEFINGNYKSARQIKSLIDKKNFKPTTKFLPVKTSRGVIENQQECIIFLQKLSIEELLFEQDYAYHYKNYTLLQLVMNEYLKKQQSNI